The sequence below is a genomic window from Vidua macroura isolate BioBank_ID:100142 chromosome 10, ASM2450914v1, whole genome shotgun sequence.
aaaaatgctttttccatgCTGACTGCATGAAGTACGAACTGATACTTACCTGAAACAGAGTGAATATATGAAATTACCTCAAGGTTATCTGTTTCAGCAGCTTGTAACAAATATTCACCCTCTGAGCAAGGCAAAACACCTTGCCTACATATTTATCCAATCACAGATAATTCGACTACAAAGTCAAATACATTCAATTCAGGAATCACAGTACTGCTGAATTTAACAATTAACAATGATTCCAAAATACTGCATATATTTAATTCCAGATGTATTTTAATAAGGCAAACTTAAGGCTCATTCTTTCATATTTGACAATCACGCATCGTGAAAATTATTCATGACTTGTGAAGATGCAGACAACTCAAGAAACTCCAGCAGGATTTTTGAGTATTCCTGCTCAATTAGAATAGTGCAGAAGCACCCCCCATTGCTTACCATCTGCAAAATGTCCCACAAAGAACCTGAAATGCTGTTGTTTGTAAGAAAGATTAACTGCTTTCAATGCAACTTACACTGACTGCCAGGATGATCACCACTGTGGGGGCACATAACTATAGGTTGGTGTTCCTGGAGCCCGATACGTGGGCATAGTAACTGGATGAGGGGCTACTGGAGTTGGGGAATGAGTTGTCAACAAAGTACCTGGAATGAAGAGAACAGTTTTTCAGTAGGCAAAAAATCTAgtagagagggaaaaaaaaaaaaagaaaataaatttaaaaaaaaaaaaaaaaaaaaaaaagagaaggggagAGAAATCGAAGTAATTTTAAAGACAATTACAACTTactcattttcaaaattacCAGTATCATTTTGCATTCCAGTCCCAATCTTCTTCAAATCTTTATGCCAGAGGGCCATTTTAGCCCAGTGGATGTTTAGGCCAATGCATACAAAGATAATCATTACTCAAAAATAGCTCTAGCAGAAACCCTGCAACATAAGCAACTCTCCCCACAGCAGGCTTTACATGCCATTAAGAATATTTGATGGTACAGATAACTTGACTGATAAATCAGAATAAATTAGTTCTTTGTTTGCATTATTACAGATAGGCTTTTTCCCCACAAGTAAAGCTCTCTTAGCTCAGTTTGTGACACCTAAGGCCTCTAGTTTTGAAGTTTCTCAAATTAAATTATAACTTTGACAGGATAGAAACCAGAATCTCAAAACAAACTTATGGCTCTTGtttattagatttttaaattagCATCCCTTGAGTGAATGTGGAGTTTTCTTTGTGAGCTAACACCCAGTGAATAACAAAGCATGACATCCCCTCAGCAAACACTCAGAGATGAGACTGAATTATTGATTAAATACCATTCTCTCCAAAACACTACCACCAAAAGACTGTGGCAATAGGAAGAAGACATCCCCAACCATTTCCCATGACACAGAGGACCGGCAGGTAGTACAAGCACATGAAGTGTTGTATCTCAAGACAAGGAAGGTCTGTGGTATGTGGGGTGAGAACAGAACACTGCATTCTCCTCAGTCTAAGAGGGTGCTGCTTTCAACTGGCATAGAGAAATGCAGTGGGAAGAGGAAGTCATGCTCTTGACACTGGTATGAGGAGAAACAAAGGGTGCAAGAGTAAGTAATATTCTATACAGATATGAAGAAAAACTGCCGTCCCACAATACAAACTCTGAAAAGAGGATGTGGTACCTCCATCCTTAGAGGTGATCAAGGTACTGCTGTACAAGAACAAACCCTGACTTAGCTGGACTCAGGAGCATACTGGTGAAGCtacacctcgagtgctgtgtccagctctggcccctcagtttgggaaggacgttgagacgcTGGAGCGCGTCAagaggaggctggagaggggctgggaacaaaAACCCTGTGAGGATCCACTgagggtgctcagcctggagaaaaggagactcagggtgaccttatcactctctacaactcctgAAAGGTGACTGTGCTCAGGTGgtgttggtctctttctccaggcagcactgacagaaccagaggacacagcctcgagctgtgccaagggaaatttaggttggatgttaggaaaaagttttttacgGAAAGactgataaagttctggaatggcctgaccggggaggtggtggaatcaccattcCTGAATGTGTTTAACAACAGACTGtatgtggcactgggtgccagggtttagttgaggtttTGGGGCTGAGTTAGACTCAATGACCTtgaaggtttcttccaacccagtgattctgtgaagacaCACGACTTGCACAAGTCCTTCTGAACTGACATTAGTATGATTCTGTCAAGTGCACCTGTGGCACCACATTTCCTAATCACATTTCCTGTGCTCAAAGGACCTCTCCACTGAGAAGAAGCCCTGGTGTGACTGCACCCACCTGCTGACATTGCCATAGTGGTCCCAGCTACCATGCCCATGGTGACCCCATTCCCTCGGGGCGGCGGGATCGGAGCAGGGTACATGGTTGCTGGCATTCCATTGGGCTGCACGACTGTGGTGTGGTGGATTACATGGGGTGGTGCTGCATACAAAGGCTGTGTGTAGTAAGTGCCTTGCTGTTGGAGAAAAAACAGTATGTGAAGTAATTACAGTGTATCTGCTGGGGAAGATAAATGATAGCTTCTTTCACAAATGtatcataaaataaaagtattactcTAAACATAGTGAACCTATGGATCAGAAGCTGAAACATTTACTGTAACTATTAAAATTGCGTTTCACTCGCAATTTAACATTTTATCCCTTTTTAAGGCATTTGGGATAACACGTGAAGTAGGGACCTTAGTAGCTCAACAATAAGGGCTCATGCATCGTTCATTCCCTTCCTTTTGATCCCCTTCATATATTAATCCATGACAGAACTTCTCATTATTTCACAACTTGTTATTCAGTTGCTTTTAGTAAAATAATCCAATGTTTTTGGCAAATCCAAGTACACTAAGCAGACCGAATAAAACTTGTTACATGCCTATTAATCCTCTTCAGCTACTGCTTACATGCCAGGAGACTTCCCACTACGCAAAGAAGGACAACTTTTCCCTAAAATATCATATTTACTGAAGTGTCTTAATTCTATCCTTTGTAATAATTTTCAACAGCTTCCCTAGCATGAGACTTGGTAAATCTGTGAAATTACAACAGAAACTTCGTAATAAAAAATTATGACAATttttgacaaaacaaaaaatcaggaTACTGGTAGTTACAGGATGCAGCACGTTTTAATAACTGCTGAATTTAGCATCTCTTCAAAGAGTGAACACATTACCAGGAAGTGTTGAGTAACTGTCACGCAAGAGAGGACATAAAATTGAGCACAAACTAAATCACTGTATTAAGAATTCCTACTGCATGCAGCTAAAAATTCTCTCAGTGCACAAAGAAGTGAATGAGATGAAAAGTTAAGAGTTCACCGAGGTATTAGAGGGACCACAGAGGTGCCCACAGAGGCATTTTGTGGCTCTGCCCACGCACCTGTGCATATGGGTTCTGCTGGGGGTAGGCACTTCGGACTGGGTACACAGCAGTCTGGTAGGGGTTGGGTGAGGACGAGTAGGGCGGCACTGCCCCACTGGTGGGTGAACAGGACACTTTGTACGGGGTGCCTGGTGTGTAACCTGGAGCAAAAGGAAGTCTGCATTAAAACACTCAGCAGCACGCTGCTTCCCAAAGTCAGGTGCAATGATTTTCATATTCCCCAACTCCATAAGCTTCATGTGAGTACTTGGTAAGTTAGTCCCAATATCCAAGCACAAGGTCTATCATTTACCTCATACTGGCAACAGCCTGGAAATAGTATTTGGCTGTGTCAAATAAGCCTGAAAAGGTACCTGTATActtgcataatttatttttcaagtctATGGATATGGGACAAAAAGCACATCTTCATAATAACATATTAAATACTAGGATGTGGCATATTATCCAGCACCCCTACACAGGGGGACTTGGCACATGTGTCAGTCAATTCTCCACACACCCCCAAATCATACTGGCAAAACACAGTAGCAGTCAACTAATTTGCTGTAGTGGATGATACAGGACAAAAATTTCAAAAGCCAGAATCATCTAAAGACCTCATGATGGATTTTCAGAGAACAGAGACAAAATCTGCAACCTCTACTTCAACTTacctttatttctgtttgttttctggcaTTTTCTGAACTGgctaaaataaacataaaatgcTGTACCTTTAAAACACAAACACTGCGAAGTTCAGTGCAACTGCAAATTCGACTTGGAAGGCACTTTAAGATCCTTAAATCTTCTTTTTGAGTATTATATATGTAGACATATCCTTAAACATCACTTAAGAATTGTTTTTATACTACAGTAAGACTTCAGGTGCTATCAGAAAGTGGTCGGCATTCCTCTTACAAGGCCCCCAAAATCAGCCTGCCTTTGTAAATGTTTGGAACTGTGGGATTTTTACAGGGATAACTGGCAACTGCTGGTTCATACTGCCCAAAGACAGCTTTTCCATAATTTCTCCAGCCCTCATCAGACACGATCTCAGGGTCAGAAAAAGGGCTTGAAGAGGTATGGAGGAGATTATGATATATTGATATCAATCTAtaatgtttatatatattttttctataatatatataatgtttcTGCATGCTACACTCCCAAGATCGTTCTAAGGCCAGAGTGGCAATATGAAcacctgagcagcagcatccaagAGCAGCAACATTCAGGGTAGCAAACAACAGGCATGACCAAGTCTGAAGAAAGCATCGAGGCCcttgcctgtgctgctgtgaaaagATCTTGGATCTCATGCAGGTCTACTGCACTGGGAGACACAACATCCACAGGTATAATTTGTAGTTAGTTGGAATTGAATAAACTAGTACCAGGGCAGTGTAAGAAAGAACAGACACTTGgtaattatagaaaaaaaaagagactatCAGAGTAGAGATTagactgattttaaaaactgtctgGAATGGGCTGACTTCAATACAGAGAACAGATCTGAAGTTGTATAGCAGAGAGGATTTGTTGCATTTGTGCTGTCAAAAATCAGTCTGTACAAACAGCATGATGACACATGACCTTCATTCTTCTTGAAGAAGTCTGGGCTTCTTTGCAATTTCATGACACCCTTCAAACTAAAAGTAATTTAGCTAAAAACTAAATAGgtttactgtttcttttttatagaatttttacctttaaaaaagCTGTGCCACAGCACTTACTCTGAACTCTTGCTCTTAGAGACCCTAAGTAGTTCACAGATCCAGCATGCTGAGGAAGTCATTTCTATTAGTATGGAGAGCTATTTGTGGTGAAAACCCCAGCTACAAAATGCTGAACATGAAGAATCACTACAAGTATGTCCTCAGTGAAGCCCACTTTCATTCTAAAACCCACTGATGCAGCTGCACAGACAATTTCTCCTTCATTCTTGCAAAGTGGTACATCTGCACAAGAGGTATTTTGCCattccattaatttctttttctctgtaataTGGAGCAAAGACCTTAACAGTAAATGACAGGATAAGTCAAAACCACAGCCATTTAAGGCAGTACCTGTAAAAAAGCACCCTTTTGTAATAGCAGTGGCACAGCACATTCAAATACTCCTGTGTGATATGAATTTACAAAATCTTTGATTCTACAAACAAGCTGTTACAtccaaaagattaaaaaatatataaaaatatcccAGCTGTTAGGACAAAGTACTCCAAGTTGTTATCTGCCTGAATTAGAGGTCTGTACATTTTGAACTTTTCTTCACAGCTTGAAGAGCAGCTAAAAATTAAAGTTATTCTTAGTTCTGAAATAAAAGTGTACTTCCTATTCAACAGCAATAAAGACTAACAgtacaagtttttaaaaaattaatgacaTTCAATGACTGTATATGATTTTTATGCATCTTTATTGCTTCTTCTTAGAAGTGAAAAGGTTCTTCCTTTGACTTTGCTATATAGCATGAGATATATTCCAAGATGAATCAGTGCAAACTAATATTACAACATGATTAAGTCTAACAGGTCAAGAATCTTTGCCAGAATTCCCATGATTTGTTAAATTGATTCCATGCAGCTTAtcctcagcctcctgcagcaggatttgCAAACTGTAACCTGTACTAAGACTGGAGCTATCTTCAGTTACCTGCTCCTAGGATGAAAGCCTACAGCTCCTCCTCAGCACAGCTACAGGATATatgcagggcagcacagaaGGCAGTGAAACTGAAGGGCCTGACAGCCATAAAGCCAATAATAAAAGCCCACATGGGGCTGTGCCACCCAAACTAAGAGCTCTACCCTGATGGGAACTGCTCTCCCTTGAACATGGCTCCCGGGGTAAGTTCTGGAGCAATCCAGTGCAGATGCAAGCTGGCATCCCCAGATATGATACTGGCACAGTAGCAATACCCAGCCACGAGagcgatttttttttttttttttttagtttctggaACCTCTAACATTAATCTGTTTCCTTACCTTAAATTCAAGGCCAAAGACAAGACAAAGTGTGAGTCTGCACTCACTCTGCCTCTAATAGCAAACTGAACAGTGACAGAGGTTGTACCAACCAGAATCCCACAGAGTTCCAAGGAAAGTTACATACTTTTAACACATTCTGCAGACAAACATTTTAGATGAGTCTTTTGTCTCAGTAATTGCTGCCACACCCTGAAGAGTCTCCTGGTAGTTAATGAAGTCCATCCATTACAAACACTGAACTTCAATACCAAACAGGTTTCCACAGCATAAGCTTTCCAGTTTCAAGCAATATCCCTTCCTACTGCCATAAATTACACAAGGGCATTCAGGGACAAACTTGGTTATGTGCCACATGCATCTCTGGAAAGCTGGCATAATACATGAAAATGGAAGAGTTGTGAGGATGCCCAGCTCTACATTAACAAAGCAATGTAAGGAATTCCTTCCTATACAAAATAACCACAGGGAGAGTACTGTTGTATTACCACGTTCCTGCTTTAAGTGGAAATTAAACCACTACcagcttctgttttgtttcaagGATTAGCACATTAAAATCATGTTCTACTAGTGAAAGTAGAACTACACAGAAATAACTTTGGTGAGTACCTTGTTTTTGATGTCTGTTTTTCCACCTCCCTTTTCCTAGGTTCATCCCATTCCCTTCCTTAAATGACATACATGAAAGTAGTGCAGTAACCTAAGTCCTTGCCCTGCATCCACAATGGTGAATCAGCTTTACACAGCAACCAGGCTTTCCAGACCATCAGCCTGTGCAAGACAACCCTAAGGGCAGAGAGAAGTCAGCAAGCTGAACTTGGAAAGATACGATTTAAGAAAAGGgtgaaaaagaataattttgaggataacagacagaagaaaaaacaggaatCTGGAAATGACCAGAAAGATGCAAAGCAAGCAGAGCCATGAAGGAAGCAGTGAAGTGCAATGCAAACCTCAAGGATAatctggaaatacagaaaaaacagCTAAAACCTCAGTTGTTCACTTCTTGAAAGGTGCAATAATATGACTTAAGATTATAATACTTTATTAGATGATTCCTTATGAGTCATGTTTGAGGCAATATAAAACTTATCCCACAGTACAAGTGTTATTGTGAACTCCTACAGcttttcctcattctttctTCTAACCACTTGCAAAGGTCAGGATCCTGCTCTGACACCCCAATTCCACATACCTGTTTGGAAGGTAGGATTTGCTCCAGGATACATGTTGGGGGAATAGGCAGGAGCAGCCGCTGCATAGCCCATTGGGAAGCCAGCTAGGAGAAAGAACACATCACAGTTATTTTCTAGACTGACTTTACTCTCAAAGTTCTCATTGCACATGCTTTAAGTGAGGCAAGCACTCTTCAATCATACCTCCTCAAATAAACACTGCAATCTTCCTCTCTTAAATCCCCTGAAGAAGAATGCTAAGTGAAGAGAACAGCTATGGTTTCACAAGTCCATTCTCTCTTACACCTCTTTTCCAGCCATCTCTGTGGGCCAAGTAACTTTTAAGTTAGCTGGAAAACAAAGTTTTGTGTAACTGTCCTGCACTTCTCCCCCTGGTGTGATGTATGAATGATGacttaggattttagcttttgtatttttcatatatttgcaAGCCTGCAATTCCTTACTGTCTAACTCTAAGCTCCATATACT
It includes:
- the FAM168B gene encoding myelin-associated neurite-outgrowth inhibitor → MNPVYSPGSSGVPYANAKGIGYPAGFPMGYAAAAPAYSPNMYPGANPTFQTGYTPGTPYKVSCSPTSGAVPPYSSSPNPYQTAVYPVRSAYPQQNPYAQQGTYYTQPLYAAPPHVIHHTTVVQPNGMPATMYPAPIPPPRGNGVTMGMVAGTTMAMSAGTLLTTHSPTPVAPHPVTMPTYRAPGTPTYSYVPPQW